TGCCGCATAGGAGCCGACATTGCCGAAACCCTGGATCACCGCGGTGGCGGTGCCGAGATTGATCGAAAGCTCGTTCAACACGCGCTTGGCGATGTGAGCGACGCCGCGCCCGGTGGCTTCCCGCCGTCCCAGCGTGCCGCCCGACGACACCGGCTTGCCGGTGACGATCTCGGTGACGGTGCGGCCCTGATACATCGAATAGGTGTCCATGAACCAGGCCATCACCTGCTCGTTGGTGCCCATGTCGGGCGCCATCACATCTGTGTGCGGACCGACGAACGGGATCATTTCCTGCATGTAGCGGCGCGACAATCCCTCCAGTTCGCGCTTGGAAAGCGTCGTCAGATCGACCCGGACGCCGCCCTTGGCGCCGCCGTAGGGCAAGCCCACCAGCGCACACTTCCAGCTCATCCAGATCGCCAGCGCCGCCACCTCGCCGATATCGACGCTGGGGGCAAAGCGGGTGCCGCCCTTGGTCGGGCCGAGGGTGAGGTGATGCTGCACCCGATAGCCCTCGAACACCGTAATCGAGCCGTCGTCGCGGTGGATCGGACAGGAGATGATGACCGCGCGTTTCGGCAGCAGCAGCCGGTCGCGCTCGTCAAAAGGGATCGACAGATGATTGGCGATCACCCCGAACTGCTCGGCCGCCATGTCGAACACCGGACCGGAATAGACGGACATCGTTTCCCACCCCATTTGTCTTGCCACCGGGAACCCGGAGCCGGCACGGGCCGTTAGCCAGGCTGCACGCCGACGACGCCTGGGGACGGTCGTAGTCCGGCCATATGGTTATCTCAAGCGATTAAGGCGGCAAGCTTGCGAATAATTTCAGCGAATAATCCGCAATAAGCGGTGCTAATGTGTCGATGCCGGCCGGGATCATCCCTTAGCCACCACGGACAGATTTATGCAGGCCCTCTTCATCGGACAGACCTATATCGACGTTACCTTCATCACCGACCATATGCCGACCGGCGACGAGAAGCATGTCGCAAAGGCCTACGCCGTTTCGTTCGGCGGCAACGCCGTCACCGCGGCATTCTGCTGCGCCAAGCTCGGCATCGTGCCGGACCTGATCGCCACCGTGGCCAATGACTGGCTGGGGCGGATGTTCCAGGACATGAGCGCGAAGTACGGAATCTCGATCCATCCGCGCAAGGTCAATTCCTCGTCGCTGTCTTTCATCATGCCGAAGGACGGCAAGCGGGCGATCGTGCGCTGCCGCGACGACGAGCATATCCACCCCTTCCCGCTTCTGAACCTCGGCGGCTGCCGCGCGCTGCATGTCGACGGCCACCAGCCGGACGCCGCGATCCACTACGCCAAACTGTGCCGCGAGGCCGGCATCCTGACCTCGCTCGACGGCGGCGGCCTGCGCGCCAACACCCATGAGCTCCTGGAATTCATCGACGTCGCCATCGTCGCCGAGCGGCTATGCGAGCAGATGGACCTGACGCCGGAAAAGATGCTGGAGTATCTCAAGAGCAGGGGGTGCCGGGTCGGCGGCGTCACCATGGGCGAAAGGGGCCTGCTTTGGTATGACGAGACCGGCACCACGCATACGCTGCCGGCGTTGCCGATTCCGCGCGAACGCGTGCTCGACACCAACGGCGCCGGCGACGTCTTCCATGGCGCTTACGTCTATTCCTATCTCTCCAATCCCGGCAAAAGCTGGCACGATCATTTCGATTTCGCGCGGGCGGCGTCGACCTTCAAAATCCAGCATCTCGGCAACGAGGCCGGCTTGCCGACGCTGCCGGACATCGAAGCCGTCAGGCAGGAGTTTGGCGTCCGGGTCTGACCAATTCTGTTGGGAATAAAGCATGGGGCGCGTCTTCGTCGCCGGCAGCATCAATATGGATGTGGTGACGACGGCCGACCGGCATCCCCGCATCGGCGAGACCGTCGCAGGCCATGCCGTGCTCTATTTTCCCGGCGGCAAGGGCGCCAACCAGGCGGTGTCGGCGGCGAAACTGGGCGCACCGACGACGCTGATCGGCCGGCTCGGCGGCGACGCCTTCGGCCGCGAATTGAGGGCGTTCCTTGCGGCACAGGGGATCGACCTGAGCTTGGTGCGGGAAACCGCGGGCGCCCACAGCGGAACCGCCGTCATCACTATCGCCAATGCCGACAACACCATTGTCGTCATTCCCGGCGCCAATGCGCTGGTGAGCGATGACGACGTCGCCGCATCAGCGCTGGCGAAAGGCGATGTCGCGGTCAGCCAGTTCGAGATACCCCTGCCCGCGATCGACGCCTTCTTCCGGCGCGCCCGCGCCGCCGGCGCGACCACCATCCTCAATCCCGCGCCCGCGATCGAATGCGGCGCCGACCTGCTCGGCCTCGTCGATATCCTCATCCTCAACGAGACCGAACTCGGCTTGCTGGCAAAGACCGAGCTTCGCGACACCGACGATCCCGCCCGCTTCGTCGAAGCCGCGCGTTCGCTGCGGATCGGCAAGGACGGCATCGTCTGCGTCACGCTCGGCAAGCGTGGCGTGCTGGCGCTAGTGGACGGCGAACCGCTGATCGTTCCGGGCCGCCCTGTCAAAGCCGTCGACACCACCGGCGCCGGCGACTGCTTTGTCGGCGCGGTCGCGGCCCAACTCGCCGGCGGCCAATCCATCCGCGAGGCGCTGGCTTACGCCAACGCCGCCGCCTCGCTCTGCGTGCAACGGATGGGCGCCGCGCCGTCGATGCCGACCGCGGCGGAGGTTGCCGCGGTCACCTCCCGTTGAATTACTTCAACATCCCCATGGTGCGCGGCAGCCACAGCGTCAGTTCGGGGATCAGGGTAATCGCGATCAGCGACATCAACAGCGGAACCAGCCACGGCAGGATCGCCATGGTGGTGCGCTCGATCGACAGTTTCGCGATTCTCGACAATACGAACAGCACCATGCCGAGCGGCGGGTGCAACAATCCGATCATCAGGTTGAGCGTCATCACCACGCCGAAATGAACGGGGTGGATGCCGACCTTGAGGATGATCGGCATCAGTACCGGCACCAGAATGCTGATCGAGGCGATCGGCTCCAGGAAACAACCGATCACCAGCAGCAGCACGTTGATCAACAGCAGGATGATGTACTTGTTGTTGGTCAGCTGCAGCAGCGCTTCCGCGCCCGCTTCCGTCAGCCGCGTCGTGGTCAGCACCCAGCCGAACAATGAGGCCGCGGCAACGATCAGCAGCACGCCCGACGTGGTCTCGATGGTGTCCATCGTGACCTTGTAGAACTGCTTCAGCGACAGCGAACGGTACAGAAAGATACCGAGCATCAGCGCCCAGGTGCAGGCTGCGATGGCGGCTTCCGTCGGCGTGAACCAGCCGAAGGTCATGCCGCCGACGATGATGATCGGCGTCATCAGGGCCGGCAGCGCCGCGATGAAAGTCCTGAAGAGAACGTCCCAGCGGAATGCCTGGTCGCGGCCCATGCCGTAGCGGCGCGCGACATAGCTCACATACAGCATCATGAAGAGGGTCATCACGGCTCCGGGGATGAAGCCGCCGAGAAACAGCGCGCCGATCGAGACGTTGCCCATCATGCCGTAGATCACGAACGGCAGCGACGGCGGAATGATCGGACCGAGCGTGGCGGACGCCGCGGTGACGCCGACCGAAAATTCGGTGCTGTAGCCATGGTCCTGCATGGCCTTGATCTCGATGGTGCCGAGGCCGGCGGCGTCCGCGATCGCGGTGCCGGACATGCCGGCGAAGATCACCGAACCGAAGATGTTGACGTGGGCGAGGCCGCCCTTCATCCAGCCGCAGGTCGCCACGGCGAAATCGTAGATCCGGTTAGTGATCCCGGCGGAGTTCATGAGATTGCCGGCGAGAATGAAGAACGGCACCGCCAGCAGCGGGAAACTGTCGAGCCCGCCGGCCATGCGATGCAGGATCACGAAATCCGGAATCCCCGCAATGAAGTGGGTGTAGAGCAGCGACGAGAACGCCAGCGCAATGAACACGGGAATGCCGGCCAGCAGTGTTGCAAAGAATACGAAAATCAGGATCGGCATCGGTCAGCCCAGCTTTCAGTCGGCGTGAATCTGTTCGGTCACTTTGGGCGCCCGCCGCCAGCCGTCGCGCGCATTCTTCCAGACCACCTGGGCCTGGCGCACCAGCATCATGAAGCAGCCGAGACCGACGACGCCGTAAACCAGGCTCATCGGCAGATCGAACACGGTCATGCGCTGCGAATGCATGCGTTCGACGATGGTCACCGAGAAATACGCCAGCAGCCCCACGAAACCGAGCGTGATGAAATCGACCAGCGCCAACAACGCCGACCTCATGGGCCCCGGCCCCATCAGGTTCGACACCAGCTCGACCGCGATATGCGCCTTCTTGCGCGTCACCACCGCGCCGCCGATGAACGCCAGCGACATCAGCCCGTAACGCGCGATCTCCTCGGTCCAGGACAGGCTGTCGTTCAGAATGTAGCGGGTGAAGAACTGCAGGAAGACGATGAAGGCCAGCGCCCAGAACAACACGAAGGCGATCCAGTCCTCCGGATGGTGCTCGATGACGACCTCTTCGTCCTTGGCGACGATCAGGTGAACGTCATCCGACGGAGCAGCGTTGGCGGATTTGGGGCTGGTGTTCATGAACAGTGATCCACTATCTATCGTCGTCCCCGCGAAAGCGGGGACCCATAACCACCGGCGTTCATGGTGGCAAAAGGTGTCTGCCAGATTGCCTTATTGAAAGGACCCCGGCGTATGGGTCCCCGCTCCCGTGCGCAATTGCGCACTAGGCGGGGACGACAGCGTGGTTTACTTCAGCGCCTGCAGCGCGTCGTATTCCGCGCGGCTCCAGCCGGCGCCGGCGGACGCGTCGTTGTGCAGCGGGATCGCCGCCTTGCGGAACGCCTCGCGGTCGACCTCGACCACGGTCTTGCCGAGCTTGCGCAATTGATCCGCGATCTTCTGCTCGGACTCACGAATTTGATCCGACGACTTGGCGGCTGCCTGCACCAGCACCTCCTCGAACACCTTCTTGTCGGCGTCCGACAATTTCGACCAGACATGTGAGCCCGTGATCGTCAACAACGATTCGATGA
The genomic region above belongs to Bradyrhizobium sediminis and contains:
- a CDS encoding ribokinase, whose translation is MGRVFVAGSINMDVVTTADRHPRIGETVAGHAVLYFPGGKGANQAVSAAKLGAPTTLIGRLGGDAFGRELRAFLAAQGIDLSLVRETAGAHSGTAVITIANADNTIVVIPGANALVSDDDVAASALAKGDVAVSQFEIPLPAIDAFFRRARAAGATTILNPAPAIECGADLLGLVDILILNETELGLLAKTELRDTDDPARFVEAARSLRIGKDGIVCVTLGKRGVLALVDGEPLIVPGRPVKAVDTTGAGDCFVGAVAAQLAGGQSIREALAYANAAASLCVQRMGAAPSMPTAAEVAAVTSR
- a CDS encoding Glu/Leu/Phe/Val family dehydrogenase produces the protein MSVYSGPVFDMAAEQFGVIANHLSIPFDERDRLLLPKRAVIISCPIHRDDGSITVFEGYRVQHHLTLGPTKGGTRFAPSVDIGEVAALAIWMSWKCALVGLPYGGAKGGVRVDLTTLSKRELEGLSRRYMQEMIPFVGPHTDVMAPDMGTNEQVMAWFMDTYSMYQGRTVTEIVTGKPVSSGGTLGRREATGRGVAHIAKRVLNELSINLGTATAVIQGFGNVGSYAALELHRFGLKVIAVSDHTGALHDPSGLDIPALMRHAGTHGSIAGFSNQLQFDPAQIFALPCDVLVPAAMERVIDAQVAANLKCRVLAEGANGPTTPDADLVLEKRQDEVFVIPDILCNAGGVIVSYFEWVQDLQQLFWEEEEVTRREYQILDRAFDQMVTRARVDKIPHRTAAMAIGVEKVRAGKNIRGLFP
- a CDS encoding sugar kinase codes for the protein MQALFIGQTYIDVTFITDHMPTGDEKHVAKAYAVSFGGNAVTAAFCCAKLGIVPDLIATVANDWLGRMFQDMSAKYGISIHPRKVNSSSLSFIMPKDGKRAIVRCRDDEHIHPFPLLNLGGCRALHVDGHQPDAAIHYAKLCREAGILTSLDGGGLRANTHELLEFIDVAIVAERLCEQMDLTPEKMLEYLKSRGCRVGGVTMGERGLLWYDETGTTHTLPALPIPRERVLDTNGAGDVFHGAYVYSYLSNPGKSWHDHFDFARAASTFKIQHLGNEAGLPTLPDIEAVRQEFGVRV
- a CDS encoding TRAP transporter large permease, which encodes MPILIFVFFATLLAGIPVFIALAFSSLLYTHFIAGIPDFVILHRMAGGLDSFPLLAVPFFILAGNLMNSAGITNRIYDFAVATCGWMKGGLAHVNIFGSVIFAGMSGTAIADAAGLGTIEIKAMQDHGYSTEFSVGVTAASATLGPIIPPSLPFVIYGMMGNVSIGALFLGGFIPGAVMTLFMMLYVSYVARRYGMGRDQAFRWDVLFRTFIAALPALMTPIIIVGGMTFGWFTPTEAAIAACTWALMLGIFLYRSLSLKQFYKVTMDTIETTSGVLLIVAAASLFGWVLTTTRLTEAGAEALLQLTNNKYIILLLINVLLLVIGCFLEPIASISILVPVLMPIILKVGIHPVHFGVVMTLNLMIGLLHPPLGMVLFVLSRIAKLSIERTTMAILPWLVPLLMSLIAITLIPELTLWLPRTMGMLK
- a CDS encoding TRAP transporter small permease, giving the protein MNTSPKSANAAPSDDVHLIVAKDEEVVIEHHPEDWIAFVLFWALAFIVFLQFFTRYILNDSLSWTEEIARYGLMSLAFIGGAVVTRKKAHIAVELVSNLMGPGPMRSALLALVDFITLGFVGLLAYFSVTIVERMHSQRMTVFDLPMSLVYGVVGLGCFMMLVRQAQVVWKNARDGWRRAPKVTEQIHAD